A genomic window from Coccinella septempunctata chromosome 9, icCocSept1.1, whole genome shotgun sequence includes:
- the LOC123320026 gene encoding solute carrier family 2, facilitated glucose transporter member 8-like isoform X1 → MKVLCDEFKMYGSVYERFMNDDPEDRLSDEKEPVFTQSQDRVVALSWKDSFRQIIAACISFSIVIQVGANMSFSSILVPQLAEKDSPIHITRSDASWIASIVAIALPMGALIVGPLMDVYGRKKISILISAPFVVAWIFQIYATDLWHIYIARVISGFTGGLTTAAIVYISEISHPSLRQALLSLNSVFVSLGVLLTYLFGTILRWRITAMLLCAGSILSGVGMMFLPESPYWCLIFKNDYGGAQKALRALFKNHEVFDSQYHHLLLVKRKAMNRSDGNETRLQKLKEEVRLITHKTVYKPTVILFLIFFAQQITGGYVIIFYATDIFRKLDGQSQNQGMTEMASLVLLGVIRFLASGVSFLVSKNFGRRSILMTSGVGMAFCSFVAGVYIYFTVLSNEQIEAMNLTTSDKTYNIAFLFVLGYVAFGSLGFLVIPWTLIGELLPVKVRGLIGGVLVSLAYVMMFFFVKIFPAILDSIDIHSIFCVVSILNLVSVMFIYFFLPETLGRNFSEIEGYFER, encoded by the exons ATGAAGGTTCTCTGTGATGAATTTAAAATGTATGGCAGTGTTTATGAAAGATTT ATGAATGATGATCCAGAGGATCGTCTATCAGATGAAAAAGAACCAGTTTTTACTCAGAGTCAGGACAGAGTAGTAGCACTATCATGGAAAGATTCATTTCGACAG ATAATTGCAGCTTGTATATCCTTCTCTATCGTGATACAAGTGGGGGCCAACATGTCCTTCAGTTCCATTTTGGTGCCCCAATTGGCAGAAAAAGACAGTCCCATACATATAACAAGATCGGACGCTTCATGGATAG CTAGTATAGTAGCGATTGCGTTACCAATGGGGGCCCTAATAGTTGGACCATTGATGGATGTGTATGGTAGAAAAAAGATTAGCATCCTGATATCAGCTCCCTTCGTTGTAGCTTGGATTTTCCAGATATATGCTACAGATTTGTGGCACATCTACATTGCTAGGGTCATTTCTGGATTCACTGGAG GCCTGACAACAGCAGCTATAGTTTACATATCAGAAATTTCGCATCCATCTCTAAGGCAAGCCCTGTTGTCCCTTAACAGTGTATTTGTGTCCCTTGGTGTCCTTTTAACCTACTTATTTGGTACTATACTCCGATGGAGAATCACTGCGATGTTGTTGTGTGCTGGTTCAATTTTATCAGGAGTTGGCATGATGTTCCTGCCTGAAAGTCCTTATTGGTGCCTCATCTTCAAGAATGATTATGGTGGCGCTCAGAAAGCCTTAAGGGCTCTCTTCAAAAACCACGAG GTTTTCGACAGCCAATACCACCACCTGTTACTGGTGAAGAGGAAGGCCATGAATAGATCGGATGGTAACGAGACCAGGCTGCAAAAACTGAAGGAAGAAGTCAGGTTGATCACCCACAAGACAGTCTACAAGCCAACGGTGATCCTCTTCCTGATCTTCTTCGCTCAGCAGATAACCGGAGGCTACGTCATCATTTTCTACGCCACTGACATCTTCAGGAAGCTAGACGGCCAGAGCCAAAACCAAGGGATGACGGAGATGGCCTCTTTGGTCCTTCTAGGGGTCATCAGGTTCCTAGCTTCCGGCGTTTCCTTCCTCGTTTCCAAGAATTTCGGCAGGAGGTCCATCCTGATGACGTCTGGGGTGGGCATGGCCTTTTGCAGCTTTGTGGCCGGGGTCTACATCTACTTCACAGTATTATCGAACGAACAGATAGAAGCCATGAACTTGACCACAAGCGATAAGACCTACAACATCGCCTTTTTGTTCGTTCTGGGCTACGTCGCCTTTGGATCTCTTGGTTTCCTGGTGATACCGTGGACTTTGATCGGGGAACTGCTACCAGTGAAGGTCAGAGGGTTGATCGGTGGTGTTTTAGTGTCGTTGGCTTACGTCATGATGTTTTTCTTCGTGAAAATCTTCCCTGCCATCTTAGACTCTATCGATATACATTCTATATTTTGCGTTGTGTccattttgaacttggtcaGCGTGATGTTCATCTACTTCTTCTTGCCAGAGACGCTCGGGAGGAATTTTAGCGAGATTGAGGGTTATTTTGAGAGATGA
- the LOC123320026 gene encoding solute carrier family 2, facilitated glucose transporter member 8-like isoform X3, whose translation MNDDPEDRLSDEKEPVFTQSQDRVVALSWKDSFRQIIAACISFSIVIQVGANMSFSSILVPQLAEKDSPIHITRSDASWIASIVAIALPMGALIVGPLMDVYGRKKISILISAPFVVAWIFQIYATDLWHIYIARVISGFTGGLTTAAIVYISEISHPSLRQALLSLNSVFVSLGVLLTYLFGTILRWRITAMLLCAGSILSGVGMMFLPESPYWCLIFKNDYGGAQKALRALFKNHEVFDSQYHHLLLVKRKAMNRSDGNETRLQKLKEEVRLITHKTVYKPTVILFLIFFAQQITGGYVIIFYATDIFRKLDGQSQNQGMTEMASLVLLGVIRFLASGVSFLVSKNFGRRSILMTSGVGMAFCSFVAGVYIYFTVLSNEQIEAMNLTTSDKTYNIAFLFVLGYVAFGSLGFLVIPWTLIGELLPVKVRGLIGGVLVSLAYVMMFFFVKIFPAILDSIDIHSIFCVVSILNLVSVMFIYFFLPETLGRNFSEIEGYFER comes from the exons ATGAATGATGATCCAGAGGATCGTCTATCAGATGAAAAAGAACCAGTTTTTACTCAGAGTCAGGACAGAGTAGTAGCACTATCATGGAAAGATTCATTTCGACAG ATAATTGCAGCTTGTATATCCTTCTCTATCGTGATACAAGTGGGGGCCAACATGTCCTTCAGTTCCATTTTGGTGCCCCAATTGGCAGAAAAAGACAGTCCCATACATATAACAAGATCGGACGCTTCATGGATAG CTAGTATAGTAGCGATTGCGTTACCAATGGGGGCCCTAATAGTTGGACCATTGATGGATGTGTATGGTAGAAAAAAGATTAGCATCCTGATATCAGCTCCCTTCGTTGTAGCTTGGATTTTCCAGATATATGCTACAGATTTGTGGCACATCTACATTGCTAGGGTCATTTCTGGATTCACTGGAG GCCTGACAACAGCAGCTATAGTTTACATATCAGAAATTTCGCATCCATCTCTAAGGCAAGCCCTGTTGTCCCTTAACAGTGTATTTGTGTCCCTTGGTGTCCTTTTAACCTACTTATTTGGTACTATACTCCGATGGAGAATCACTGCGATGTTGTTGTGTGCTGGTTCAATTTTATCAGGAGTTGGCATGATGTTCCTGCCTGAAAGTCCTTATTGGTGCCTCATCTTCAAGAATGATTATGGTGGCGCTCAGAAAGCCTTAAGGGCTCTCTTCAAAAACCACGAG GTTTTCGACAGCCAATACCACCACCTGTTACTGGTGAAGAGGAAGGCCATGAATAGATCGGATGGTAACGAGACCAGGCTGCAAAAACTGAAGGAAGAAGTCAGGTTGATCACCCACAAGACAGTCTACAAGCCAACGGTGATCCTCTTCCTGATCTTCTTCGCTCAGCAGATAACCGGAGGCTACGTCATCATTTTCTACGCCACTGACATCTTCAGGAAGCTAGACGGCCAGAGCCAAAACCAAGGGATGACGGAGATGGCCTCTTTGGTCCTTCTAGGGGTCATCAGGTTCCTAGCTTCCGGCGTTTCCTTCCTCGTTTCCAAGAATTTCGGCAGGAGGTCCATCCTGATGACGTCTGGGGTGGGCATGGCCTTTTGCAGCTTTGTGGCCGGGGTCTACATCTACTTCACAGTATTATCGAACGAACAGATAGAAGCCATGAACTTGACCACAAGCGATAAGACCTACAACATCGCCTTTTTGTTCGTTCTGGGCTACGTCGCCTTTGGATCTCTTGGTTTCCTGGTGATACCGTGGACTTTGATCGGGGAACTGCTACCAGTGAAGGTCAGAGGGTTGATCGGTGGTGTTTTAGTGTCGTTGGCTTACGTCATGATGTTTTTCTTCGTGAAAATCTTCCCTGCCATCTTAGACTCTATCGATATACATTCTATATTTTGCGTTGTGTccattttgaacttggtcaGCGTGATGTTCATCTACTTCTTCTTGCCAGAGACGCTCGGGAGGAATTTTAGCGAGATTGAGGGTTATTTTGAGAGATGA
- the LOC123319990 gene encoding sphingolipid delta(4)-desaturase DES1, with the protein MGQHNSRTDFEWVYTEEPHASRRKIILEKYPQIKKLFGYDPNFKWVVTGMVLTQFMMLFVMKDRSWPIILLVAYCFGGVINHSLMLAIHEISHNLAFGHARPMHNRLFGFFANLPIGIPVSISFKKYHLEHHRYQGDDKKDTDIPTYVEAKLFCNTFGKFCWVCLQPFFYAFRPLVTYPKPPTTMEYVNLVIQLIFDAGVVYFFGGRVLGYLIIGSVLTMGLHPVAGHFISEHYMFKKGYETYSYYGPLNWITFNVGYHNEHHDFPAVPGSRLPEVKRIAPEFYDNLPQHHSWSAVLYDFITDPEVGPYARIKRKSRGLST; encoded by the exons ATGGGTCAGCACAACTCTAGGACTGATTTTGAATGGGTTTATACCGAAGAACCCCATGCCAGCAGGAGGAAAATAATTTTAG agaaataCCCCCAAATAAAGAAGTTGTTCGGATATGACCCAAACTTCAAATGGGTGGTAACAGGAATGGTTTTGACACAATTCATGATGCTATTTGTCATGAAAGATAGATCTTGGCCGATAATACTCCTAGTCGCTTATTGTTTCGGAGGTGTTATAAATCATTCACTTATGTTAG CGATACACGAAATCTCACACAATCTAGCCTTTGGACATGCAAGACCTATGCATAATAGATTATTCGGATTTTTTGCCAATTTACCTATAGGTATTCCAGTTTCCATCAGTTTCAAGAAGTACCATTTGGAACATCACAGG TACCAAGGAGATGATAAGAAGGATACCGATATACCAACATATGTAGAAGCCAAGCTTTTTTGTAATACGTTTGGAAAGTTTTGTTGGGTATGTCTACAGCCATTTTTTTACGCCTTCAGGCCTCTAGTCACCTATCCTAAGCCTCCTACGACTATGGAGTATGTGAATCTCGTTATTCAGTTGATATTCGACGCTGGTGTCGTTTATTTCTTCG GTGGTCGAGTCTTAGGTTATCTGATAATTGGCTCGGTGTTAACCATGGGTCTCCATCCCGTTGCGGGGCACTTCATCTCGGAGCATTATATGTTCAAGAAAGGCTATGAAACTTACAGTTATTATGGACCGTTGAATTGGATAACTTTTAACGTGGGTTATCATAATGAGCATCATGATTTTCCCGCTGTTCCTGGGTCTAGACTTCCTGAG GTGAAGAGGATAGCACCGGAATTCTATGATAATCTGCCACAACACCATTCGTGGTCCGCTGTTTTGTATGACTTCATAACGGACCCAGAAGTTGGGCCTTACGCAAGGATCAAAAGGAAATCGAGAGGGTTGTCGACATAA
- the LOC123320026 gene encoding solute carrier family 2, facilitated glucose transporter member 8-like isoform X2, with product MMNDDPEDRLSDEKEPVFTQSQDRVVALSWKDSFRQIIAACISFSIVIQVGANMSFSSILVPQLAEKDSPIHITRSDASWIASIVAIALPMGALIVGPLMDVYGRKKISILISAPFVVAWIFQIYATDLWHIYIARVISGFTGGLTTAAIVYISEISHPSLRQALLSLNSVFVSLGVLLTYLFGTILRWRITAMLLCAGSILSGVGMMFLPESPYWCLIFKNDYGGAQKALRALFKNHEVFDSQYHHLLLVKRKAMNRSDGNETRLQKLKEEVRLITHKTVYKPTVILFLIFFAQQITGGYVIIFYATDIFRKLDGQSQNQGMTEMASLVLLGVIRFLASGVSFLVSKNFGRRSILMTSGVGMAFCSFVAGVYIYFTVLSNEQIEAMNLTTSDKTYNIAFLFVLGYVAFGSLGFLVIPWTLIGELLPVKVRGLIGGVLVSLAYVMMFFFVKIFPAILDSIDIHSIFCVVSILNLVSVMFIYFFLPETLGRNFSEIEGYFER from the exons ATG ATGAATGATGATCCAGAGGATCGTCTATCAGATGAAAAAGAACCAGTTTTTACTCAGAGTCAGGACAGAGTAGTAGCACTATCATGGAAAGATTCATTTCGACAG ATAATTGCAGCTTGTATATCCTTCTCTATCGTGATACAAGTGGGGGCCAACATGTCCTTCAGTTCCATTTTGGTGCCCCAATTGGCAGAAAAAGACAGTCCCATACATATAACAAGATCGGACGCTTCATGGATAG CTAGTATAGTAGCGATTGCGTTACCAATGGGGGCCCTAATAGTTGGACCATTGATGGATGTGTATGGTAGAAAAAAGATTAGCATCCTGATATCAGCTCCCTTCGTTGTAGCTTGGATTTTCCAGATATATGCTACAGATTTGTGGCACATCTACATTGCTAGGGTCATTTCTGGATTCACTGGAG GCCTGACAACAGCAGCTATAGTTTACATATCAGAAATTTCGCATCCATCTCTAAGGCAAGCCCTGTTGTCCCTTAACAGTGTATTTGTGTCCCTTGGTGTCCTTTTAACCTACTTATTTGGTACTATACTCCGATGGAGAATCACTGCGATGTTGTTGTGTGCTGGTTCAATTTTATCAGGAGTTGGCATGATGTTCCTGCCTGAAAGTCCTTATTGGTGCCTCATCTTCAAGAATGATTATGGTGGCGCTCAGAAAGCCTTAAGGGCTCTCTTCAAAAACCACGAG GTTTTCGACAGCCAATACCACCACCTGTTACTGGTGAAGAGGAAGGCCATGAATAGATCGGATGGTAACGAGACCAGGCTGCAAAAACTGAAGGAAGAAGTCAGGTTGATCACCCACAAGACAGTCTACAAGCCAACGGTGATCCTCTTCCTGATCTTCTTCGCTCAGCAGATAACCGGAGGCTACGTCATCATTTTCTACGCCACTGACATCTTCAGGAAGCTAGACGGCCAGAGCCAAAACCAAGGGATGACGGAGATGGCCTCTTTGGTCCTTCTAGGGGTCATCAGGTTCCTAGCTTCCGGCGTTTCCTTCCTCGTTTCCAAGAATTTCGGCAGGAGGTCCATCCTGATGACGTCTGGGGTGGGCATGGCCTTTTGCAGCTTTGTGGCCGGGGTCTACATCTACTTCACAGTATTATCGAACGAACAGATAGAAGCCATGAACTTGACCACAAGCGATAAGACCTACAACATCGCCTTTTTGTTCGTTCTGGGCTACGTCGCCTTTGGATCTCTTGGTTTCCTGGTGATACCGTGGACTTTGATCGGGGAACTGCTACCAGTGAAGGTCAGAGGGTTGATCGGTGGTGTTTTAGTGTCGTTGGCTTACGTCATGATGTTTTTCTTCGTGAAAATCTTCCCTGCCATCTTAGACTCTATCGATATACATTCTATATTTTGCGTTGTGTccattttgaacttggtcaGCGTGATGTTCATCTACTTCTTCTTGCCAGAGACGCTCGGGAGGAATTTTAGCGAGATTGAGGGTTATTTTGAGAGATGA